The DNA segment TCCATCTCCTGCGCCCCCACCGATTGCAGGAAATCCTTGTTCTCTGCGTTGGCCACGATGCCGCGGGAGCAGTAGTCGCGTATCTCCTGGACCCGGTCGCGGCTGCTGTCGATTGCGATCACCTCATTTCCGTCCTCGAACAGCGAGCGGGCCACCTGGAAACCGAAATTGCCCAGACCGATAACCATGAATTTTTTCAAGGTCCCTCCTGAAAGAGCATTGTCAGATCATCACGTCTTCGCTGCCGTACTCGATGCTGATCCGCTTGCCGGGACGCACCATGCCGTAGGCCAGGGTCACCAGTCCGACCCGGCCGACAAACATCAGAGCCACGATCAGCAGCTTGCCCAGATGGTTCAGCGAGGAGGTCACTCCCATCGACAGTCCCACCGTGCCCAGCGCCGACACGCATTCGAACAGATAGCCCAGGAACAGGTCGCGGTGGCGCGGGTAAAGGATCTGCTGGCCCTGGGTCAGAAGCAGCAGCAGGGTGATCCCAACGACGGCCAGCACACCCAGCAGGATCACCATCACCACCTTGCCGATCGTCTCCTCCGGCACCGTGCGGCCGAAAATGTTGGTCCGCAGGCTGCCCTTGACCCGGTTGACAAAAAAGATGACCAGCAGGGCCAGGCTGGTGGTGCGCACCCCACCGCCGCAGGAGCCCGGCGAGGCCCCGATGAACATCAGCAGGATGATAATCAGAAGGGTGCCGTTACTGAGCGCGGAGATGCGGATGGTGTTGAAACCAGCGGTGCGGGCGGTTGTCGACTGGAACAGGCTGGCCATGAAACACTTGTCCGGCCCCATCCCGAGCAGAGTGTTGTCCACCTCCAGCACATAGAACCCCAGCGCCCCGACCGCCAGCAGAAACAGCGTGGTATAGAGCACCAGACGGGTATGCAGGGACAGGCGTCGACGGCAGCGCAGGATATAGCGGTCGAACAGCTCGTACAGGACCGAAAAGCCTATTCCGCCCGAGATAATCAGGCTGCAGGTGGAAAGGTTGATCCACCAGTCGCCGACATAATTTTCGAAGTTGTTCGGGAAGAAAGCGAAACCGGCGTTGCAGAACGCGCTCACGCTGTGGAAAACACCGTACCAGAGCGCCTTTGCCAGGGGCATCCCGCTGCGGAACCAGCCCACGAAAAGACCGACCGCCCCCAGGGCCTCGGCGATGAACGTGAAAGCGAAGATCGTGCGGACCAGGTTGAGGACCTGGATGCGGCCCTCCTGCGAGTACATGTTCTCCACCAGCCAGCGGTCGCGCAGGGCGGGCAGACGCCCCACGGTGAGGAACATCAGGACCGAGAACGTCATGATCCCCAGGCCGCCCACCTGGATCAGCCCCAGCAGCACCAGCTTGCCGAACAGCGTGAACGTGGTCCCGGTGTCCACCGTGCTCAGGCCGGTCACGCAGACCGCGCTGGTGGCCGTGAACAGGGCGTCGATATAGTGGATGCCCTCGCCCTTGACCGACCAGGGCAGCCAGAGCAGGACCGAGCCGGCCGCGATGGTGAAGAAGAAGCTGAGCACCAGCAACTGGCCGCTCTGCAGTCGCTGATAGAAACGGGACCACTGCCTGTTTTTCATCCAGAACGCCTTCGCCCTTTCCACCGGCCGTGAGGCTCAGCGCCTCCCTTGCCCGCAGCGGACATTTTGTATATCTTCGATGCCTTTCCAGGCAACCCAGCAATGTCCGGTTAGATTTTTGCTATAGAATGTTATGGGCGAACACAGTGTTCGTATCGGAATAACTCGATCCCGGGTCTAAGCCAAACCCCGTGCGGCTGACAGGCCGCCTCTGTTGCCTTTGGGGGCCGCACCTGTCTGAGCCTCCCGCCAGGGTAGCGTTTAATTGAGCGAGAAACGGCCGGGGCTGTAATTGCCGCACTGTCCGGCGGCGATTCGCGGCAGCGCCGCCGCTTCAACGAGGGAGCGGAATTAAGACTCCGTAAACACTTAAGATTGACGCAGAGTCTCGGTTTGGACGAGTTTGCGGCCCCCGCTGGCTTTGCGGCTTTGGCCGAAACCAAAGCAGAAATGAGACGGTCAGCTTCAAACGGCAAGTTCCTAACCGGACATTGCTGATTCTGACACAAAGACCTTTCGCCCGGATGAAAAATATATTGACAAATGAATTTTGTCGGGATAACATTACTTGCATGCAACGTGCAATTAAATACGACAAAGCAACATCTATCTTGCGGACAGGCCCGTTTCCCCTCAAGTTGAATGCATAGCCTTACTACCAGAAAGCTTTTAAGTCTATACCCACAGCACCGTTCAAGACCCTTTACGCACGGAAGCCCTGCAGGGTGTCTTACCGGCCCGAACAAGGGACCCGTATCAATTCAGGCGGAACTGTGCACCGCCAAGGTCGATCGAGAGCTGCATCAGCTCGGAGAAAGTCACGATGAAAGAATTGTTTGAAGAAGTGTTCCCAGACAGCAACATGCCGTGGAATATCAACCGGGCCACTGTCCTGAGCACGATCATCGAGAAAGGGCCTATCTCGCGGGTTGATATCGCCAGGCTTTCCGGACTCGACCAGAGCACGGTTTCGCGAATAATGACCAAGCTGATTGAAAGCGGCATAGTCCTGGAGGAAAACAAGGGCAAGAGCGCCCTGGGACGAAAGCCGATCAACGTTAAGCTCAACGCCCGCAGCCGCGTGGTGGGCGTAATCGTGGTCAACCCCTGGCAGACCGAGATTGCGGTGATCGACCTGAACGGCAACCTCATCAAGACCAAGCGGCTGAGCACGATCGTCGAGGACCCGCAGAATTTCCTGGCCGCCTGCTCGAGCGCGCTGCAGGTGATGCTGGACACAATCGCGATCCCCCTGGCCGGGATGACTGTCACCCTCCCCGGTTGGGTCGACCAGTTGCGGGGCGTACTGATCGAATCGCCCTACCTGGGCTGGAAAAATGTCGAGGTGGCCAAGATAGTTTCGAAGAAAATACAGAGCAAAATCTTCGTGGAGAACGATCAGCGCTCCTCGGCCCTGGCGCAGATCTGTTTCTCCCCTGAAGCCATGGGCCTGAAAAGCTTCTTCCTGGTTCAGATAGATGTCGGGGTCTGGGGCGCCCTGGGCTGCCACAACACGGTCTATCACGGGGCGCAGGGCCGCGACTGCCAGATCGGCTCGCTGCTGGTGCCGCTGGCCGCCGATTTGCAGACCGCGGGCCTCCCGGCCGTGGGCGAGCTGGAAAACATGGCTTCCGAGCGGTTTATTGTCAACCGGTACTGCGAGCTTTCCGGCAAGCCTTTGCAGGAAAACACCGACTTCCAGATAAGAGGTATCATCTGCGAAGCTTCCAAAGGCGATCGGTCGGCAGTGCAGGCGATCGAGGAAGCCGCCTTCCACCTCGGTTCGACCCTGCCGGAGGTGGACCGGATGTTCGACACTGAAAAAATCATTATCGCCGGCAAGCTGACCCGGGTCTGGGACATCGTGCTGCCAGCCATGCTCAAGGGCAGCCGGCACAGTTCCGTGCACAAGGAACGTCAACTGGAAAAACGCATCATCCCATCCTCACTCGTCTGGCCGCCCTACGAGGGGGCCGCGGCGATAGTCATCAAGGATTTCCTGGGCGGTTTCCAGGTAGTCCACCGTCAACCGACTGTTACAGACTGGCAGATGCAGATCTGGGAAGACTGGGAGAAATACGCTTCCTGAGCTTTCAGGCAGACTGATTTTTCCTTTTGGGGTATTTTTTAATATACTATTTCTTGCATGCTCCACGCAACAATTTGTGTTCAAACGCTCATCGGGCGCCTCAAATTCCAGCTGTCACCAACGGAGGCCGGCCCCGCGGTTCACCCATTGCCGGAAAAATTCCCCTTCCCATTCCGGAATGGACCTTCCGGCAACAATCCCCTGGAGGGCCTATGGCATAAAATTCCAAAGTCCGAGTCTCGAACCGTCTCCCGCAGGCTTTCGCTGAAGCATCCAGCGTAAAGCACGTACTTTCCATGGCGGAGGATCCATGACTGGCGTCATGCATTTTCTCAAAACAACCGGACTCGCTCTGATCGCTGCGGCCCTTCTGTTCGGCCCGGCCTCCTCAGTGCGGGCTCAGCTCAACACGAGCAAGATCGAGGGGGTTGTCCGCGATAAAACCACCGGTCAACCGCTGGTGGGGGCCCAGGTGCAGATCGAGGGCACCCGGCTGGGCAATGTGACCAACGCGGACGGCTACTATTTCATTTTGAACGCACCGCCGGGACGGCGCTCCATAGTTTTCTCCTACACCGGCTACCAGAAAGTCATAGTCGCAGAACAGCTCCTGCTGGCCGGCCAGACCACCACGGTCAACGCCGACCTCAGCTCCACAGTGGTCGAGATCGAGGGCATCACGGTCCAGGGTGAGTCCGAGGTGCTCGTCCCGCGCGACAACACCGTCTCCAAGCAGCGTCTCACCTCCGACCGCATCTCCGAATCCCCCATCTCCAAGCTGGAGGACCTTCTGGTCCTGGAGCCCGGGGTCCAGATCGGCGGCGAGGGCGGCATGGCCCGCGGCCTGCGTATCCGCGGCGGCCGCCTGGGCGAGGAGTCGATGGTGGTGGACGGCGTG comes from the bacterium genome and includes:
- a CDS encoding ROK family protein → MKELFEEVFPDSNMPWNINRATVLSTIIEKGPISRVDIARLSGLDQSTVSRIMTKLIESGIVLEENKGKSALGRKPINVKLNARSRVVGVIVVNPWQTEIAVIDLNGNLIKTKRLSTIVEDPQNFLAACSSALQVMLDTIAIPLAGMTVTLPGWVDQLRGVLIESPYLGWKNVEVAKIVSKKIQSKIFVENDQRSSALAQICFSPEAMGLKSFFLVQIDVGVWGALGCHNTVYHGAQGRDCQIGSLLVPLAADLQTAGLPAVGELENMASERFIVNRYCELSGKPLQENTDFQIRGIICEASKGDRSAVQAIEEAAFHLGSTLPEVDRMFDTEKIIIAGKLTRVWDIVLPAMLKGSRHSSVHKERQLEKRIIPSSLVWPPYEGAAAIVIKDFLGGFQVVHRQPTVTDWQMQIWEDWEKYAS